A region from the Triticum aestivum cultivar Chinese Spring chromosome 3D, IWGSC CS RefSeq v2.1, whole genome shotgun sequence genome encodes:
- the LOC123073905 gene encoding uncharacterized protein: MGELGLCCQLICSGAEEISKAGQARATVLLMVKGRAWQERLRELYYLDLGIEPDGIMPRKLPSSVCMGIYMTPKEKSGVFLGSMEPLDQKQIDHIASCLPNIIVPQITNIACLYTIDFAGNLSVRAPPSVGTSSAHATPELNTASPGSFACFLCLAQEGEGQD; the protein is encoded by the exons ATGGGAGAGCTCGGCCTATGCTGCCAACTGATCTGCAGTGGTGCAGAGGAGATTTCAAAAGCAGGGCAAGCGAGAGCGACTGTTCTATTGATGGTCAAAGGGAGGGCTTGGCAAGAGAGATTGAGGGAGCTCTACTACCTCGATCTTGGCATAGAACCTGATGGCATCATGCCCAG GAAACTTCCTTCTTCAGTATGTATGGGGATTTATATGACACCAAAAGAGAAGTCCGGCGTGTTTCTTGGTTCTATGGAACCCCTCGACCAGAAGCAAATAGATCACATCGCAAGTTGCTTGCCCAATATAATCGTGCCACAAATTACCAACATCGCGTGCTTATACACCATCGACTTTGCTGGAAATCTATCTGTCCGTGCTCCACCGTCTGTCGGAACTTCTTCTGCCCATGCTACACCTGAG CTCAACACTGCATCGCCCGGTTCGTTTGCTTGCTTCCTTTGCTTGGCTCAGGAAGGAGAAGGCCAGGACTAG